In the Populus nigra chromosome 2, ddPopNigr1.1, whole genome shotgun sequence genome, ttttaaattaataaaattttattttattttactaaattaaGCATCAACACATCGTGAAAAGCCTTATATCATAttggttttatttataattacagTTATATAatcttcttttgaatttttcgtTTTTCTTGTTAACATGTATTAAATAGTTTCAGCTTGAAAACGACAAAAAGATGTAATTGCCTtttgtttaatgatttttttttcctgggtgGAGGGTAGTGCTATAATTTGGCtgacatgaaaatataaataaatataggcatggcacatataaaaaaataaaagaaaataaattgagcaAAGGTGTACGTTGTCATTTGAGCTCTGCccaacaaaattcaaaatcatcaCTTTATAATCACCTGGACACCCACGCTTTTGATAAATGTTTACGCccaattataatttaaacaaaaccctaaaaaaaaaagttataaatgaaATGAATCTGTTATGGTAAATAACACATCGTTAACTAAAAACCTTAAATTCAGATTGACGCCACCACAGtgatgatttaaaaaacaagaaagatgaATCTTTGATgctaaaatctatttttattcaaaaacacataaaaaatattatatagacccatttataattaaaaacatccaaaaaacaagtgtaaaaaacaaaactcaacttGATTACGAATATCTTTACGAGGCAAGATTTGCTTTTCTAGTGAcgataaatatcaaatatcacCAAACTCTCGTAATTGAAAAGAACATATTAACACTAAGAttgataatcattttttttttgtcggaATCCCTCTCTTGAATTGAAATACAATGACTTTCTCGCTCCTCTCTCCTATCATGGACaggagaataagaaaaaaaaaaaaaaactcttggaaCATGGAAAATGCGTACTCCTGTAGTTATAGCCATAAAGATTACTCCACTGGCTATAAAATTAAGAGGGGATTTAAAAGATTATGCTGTGTTTAGTTAGTGTTTATGACagaatatatagatatatacagataagatgaaaatatatttgattaaaaaaataaagatataaaataaatctatttctaagataatttaaagtaaatttttgtttttcaaaacatagaaaataagaaaacatgttatttttgtttcttttatttcaaaacaataagcAATGAAAATGAGATGGAAAGTGTGAAAAGATTTAGCTGGAAATTGCTATTGCTAATGACAACCATTCAAGTCAGTTGTTTAGATAGCCCAACTAAGATGAAAGCTCCTTTCagtcatttgattaaaaaaaaaaaaccctcaggCTGAGTGCAAAGTTCCACGTGGAAGGATCTTAAAGCAGATGCTAGACTTGTCTTTGCGTAGCCCAAATCTACGTCGAAGGGCTGCGTGTAGACCCTAAGATAACCATCCAATACAAAATAGGCCTCGGAGGTCCCCAAATGATGCTAGCTCTAGCCTCTCTAGGATGCGTGCTAGCCGCTTGGGCTTGCTGatgcattgaatttttttcatttaacccattagtttttcttggtttctagcggtctaatatatatatatatatatatatatatatatatatatatatatatatatatatatatatatatataataaaataaatatcttaaaaaatagcaTAGAGCATGTGTGGTTTGCAAGTTGTAAATGTCATCCACACTCTTTTAAATTGTAAGAACATTTTCAATGCAAAAGGCTAAATTGAGaagttaaattgataaaatagctttttgaatagtataaatatagcttttttGATCATGTGTATTCCAATGATAAAAAGCTATTTAGAAAagccatttatattttaatatatttcatattaaatttatttttatataattatataataatttagatattttatatataatataattatgatgttattaattatataattaatatgagtaatttataaaaataatataaaatttaatgaaataatatgaaagttaaaagatataatttaaaattaaacttaaaatttatttatatgaatatttttaattttatttttatatgttactgttaaaaatttatttttttaaaagtaaattcaaattcaaactttgaaaaaaaccgtcaatattttaaatttttattttcaactttttttaaaaaaattcatgctttgaaaaaatgaccaccaccattttaaattttaaaattttaaattttgaaaaaatgaccGCCAACATtctaagatttcaaaattttaaaaaataatccatctataaatattctcatataccttaatattttttctcatcattcCATTGTTTTCTCtccaatcaaaaatatatttcattaaaatttatcatgaatcattctaattttaatttttatgatgcttttgattttgatgatgatacTCCTATGTTCGCTTTTCaagttgctgctgctgtggtTGCTGAAGAAGAATCGAATAATCAAGGGCGGAGAACAGGGTATCGTGGCTCTATTCTTGGCCACAATATTGTCAATCGTAATAGAAAGGAAGGTGAGTTAAggttatataatgattattttgctgAAAATCCTAAATTCACTGAAACTCAATTTCGAGGAAGATTTAGGATGAGTCGTTGTCTTTTTCTTCGGATCGCAAATGCAGTGGAAGCTCATAATCCATATTTCAAACAAAGGACATATGCTCTTGGTGTTCTTGGTTTATCTTGTATTCAAAATGTAACTACAGCTCACAGAATACTTGCATATGGTATTCCTGCAGATCTTACTGATGAATATCTTCAAATTGGAGAAAGCACTGCGATAGAAAGTCTTAGAGCTTTCGTCAAAGCAATCGTAGAAGTTTTTGGTGATTGGTATCTAAGGGCACCAAACGAGGCCGATATTTGTCGATTATTATCAATTGGAGAGCAGCGTGGATTTCCAGGGATGTTAGGGAGCATTGATTGTATGCATTGAAAATGGGAGAAATGCCCAATTGCATGGCATGAGATGTATACTTGTCATTGTCGTGAACCAACTATAATTCTAGAGGCGGTGGCTTCACAAGATCTTTGGATATGGCATGCCTTTTTTGGAATGTCTGGatcattaaatgaaattaatattcttgATCGGTCACCTATCTTCGCTGCACTTGCTGAAGGTCGTACTGCTCCTgtcaattatacaattaatggGCATGAATATACAATGGGATACTATTTAGCAGATGAGATTTATCCTAATTGGTCAACTTTTGTTAAGACAGTCCCAAGGCCATTAGgagcaaagagaaaatattttgcaagtaaACAAGAGTCTGCAAGAAAGGATGTAGAGCGGGCATTTGGGGTGCTCCAATCTCGTTTTGCAATTGTACGTGGACCTGTTCGATACTGGGATGAAGAAACGCTTGCAAATATTATGAAAGCTTGCATAATAATGCATAATATGATTATTGAGGATGAAGGAGAAATGAACCTTGGATTTGACCATGAACGTGAAGTCAATTCCTTTATATCAGTGTCACATGGTGAAATACCAAAActacatgattttcttcaaactcATAATCGAATCAGGGATAGAGCAACTAGCTCTCAACTACAAGAAGATTTGGTTGAACATTTATGAGAACAATATGGTAACGAGTAGAATCATTAGCTTTGAACTTCTTATGTCATcgtaattttcaagttttttatgttttcttttcattatgtttgttatcttttaagttaattaatcctaCTTATTGTTGTTAAGTGTTAGaagaacttcaaaaaaatattatgaattgataccatttttataacaatatatttaaaataaccaataaatttttaaatatttaattaaaaatatattacattaaacaataaataaatctagttaattaaaaatacattacattaaacaataaataaatctaggtaattaaaaattaaagccCCTCTTTTGCATAATTTCTTACTTTCTATTTTGGAAATACGCTGCAGAAATTGGATCCAAATTAGAAATAtccattttcataatttgttcttctttctcaatcatgtccaattcttgtttcttttgactttgttgAATCATCATAACTTGTTGctctaacataatttttctgTCTTGTTTCTTCTAATCCTCAATTTCAACTAGAGTATCC is a window encoding:
- the LOC133683047 gene encoding uncharacterized protein LOC133683047, translated to MFAFQVAAAVVAEEESNNQGRRTGYRGSILGHNIVNRNRKEVEAHNPYFKQRTYALGVLGLSCIQNVTTAHRILAYGIPADLTDEYLQIGESTAIESLRAFVKAIVEVFGDWYLRAPNEADICRLLSIGEQRGFPGMLGSIDCRTAPVNYTINGHEYTMGYYLADEIYPNWSTFVKTVPRPLGAKRKYFASKQESARKDVERAFGVLQSRFAIVRGPVRYWDEETLANIMKACIIMHNMIIEDEGEMNLGFDHEREVNSFISVSHGEIPKLHDFLQTHNRIRDRATSSQLQEDLVEHL